CGGTCTCGCACAACGCGAGCATCGCGTCGAGGTGGAGGACCTGCCGCCGCCGGTGGGCCTCGTCGCCTTCCAGCGCCAGCCGCCGGTGCTGCACCACGTCCTGCAGGCCGTAGGCCATCCAGGCGGTGGCGGGCAGCCCGTCGCGCCCGGCCCGGCCGGTCTCCTGGTAGTAGCCCTCCACCGACTTGGGCAGATCGAGGTGGGCCACGAAGCGCACGTCGGGCTTGTCGATGCCCATGCCGAACGCGATCGTGGCGACCACGACCAGCCCGTCCTCGCGCAGGAAACGCGCCTGGTGCGCGGCCCGGGTCGCCGCGTCGAGCCCCGCGTGGTAGGGCACGGCGGGAATGCCGTTGTCGGCCAGGAAGGCCGCGATCTTCTCGACCGACGATCGCGACAGGCAGTAGACGATGCCCGCGTCACCCGGATGCTCGGTGCGCAGGAACTCCAGGAGCTGCCGCTTGGGCTCGCTCTTGGCGGTGATGCGATAGTGGATGTTGGGCCGGTCGAAGCCGGCCACGAAGTGGCGGGCCTGGTCGAGGCTCAGCCGGGAGGAGATCTCGGCATGGGTGGCCGGGGTGGCGGTGGCCGTCAGCGCGATGCGCGGCACGTCGGGCCAGCGCTCGTGCAGCCCGGACAGTGTGAGGTAGTCGGGCCGGAAGTCGTGGCCCCACTGGGACACGCAGTGCGCCTCGTCGATGGCGAACAGCGAGATCTCACCCTTGGCCAGCAGCCGCAGGGTGGCCTCCACGCGCAGCCGCTCGGGCGCGAGGTAGAGCAGGTCGAGCTCGCCGGCCAGGAACGCCGCCTCGACGGCCTGCCGCTCGCCGAAATCCTGCGTCGAGTTGAGGAACCCCGCACGGACGCCGAGCGCGGTCAGCGCGTCGACCTGGTCCTGCATCAGTGCGATCAGCGGTGAGACGACCACCCCGGTGCCCGGACGCACCAGCGCCGGGATCTGGTAGCACAGGGACTTGCCGCCGCCGGTCGGCATGAGCACGAGCGCGTCGCCACCCGCCACGACGTGCTCGATGATCTCCTGCTGGCCCGGCCGGAAGGAGTCGTAACCGAAGATCCGGCGCAGGACCTCGATGGGGGTATCCATGCGGCTACCTTACGTGGTCGGCCGGGGTCGCTCGCACGGGTTCGCCGACGGCGATACGGCGGGCGGTGGACAAAGCGGATAGGGCGGATAGAGCGGGGCTGGGCGGAGGAGGTGGCCGCGTCGGGGTCCCGCGACATTTTTGCCGGGTTGCCTTCCCGGAGCCTCGTTCTCGACGGAATCCCCGCCCGATGCCGGCGCCCCTCCGATGGCGGGCCCGCCCTTTGGGTCATGTAGGCCCGGGTCTGTGCGGTATCCGCGTGGCCGCGAAATACGTGAGCGCATATTCGGGGCAATGATCGTGTGCGGGGCGGGCGCCTATGACGAAACGCCAAATGTCGAATGGTGTCCGGCCGGGGAAACCGTCCGGGTGAACGCCGCCGCGTCCGGCTCGGTGGCCGGGCCGGGCGCGGCCACCGGGCCGGGCCGGTGGCCGGGAGGGAGGTCCGGGGCGGGCGCTCGGGGTCGAACCCCGGAGTTCGGGAATGAAAACCATTGCCGTCCGGTTGGAGGGGGCATGAAGAAGAACCTGCACCCCTCGTACCGTCCCGTCGTGTTCCGCGACCCGAGCGTGGGGTTCGCCTTCCTGACCCGTTCGACGATGTCCAGTGACAAGACCGTCGAGTGGGAGGACGGCACGACCTACCCGGTCGTCGACGTGGACGTCTCGTCCGCCAGCCACCCCTTCTACACCGGCCGCGGCCGCATCGTGGACAGCGCCGGGCGGGTCGAGCGCTTCAAGCAGCGCTACGGCAGGAGCTGACCCCGCGCGCCGTCCCGGCCCCGGCCGCCATGACCGGCCCGCGCCCCGAGGCACGCTCCGGGGCTGGGCCGGGCCGGGCTGGGCCGGGCTGGGCCGTGCCCTGGCGCCCACGTTCCGGGGCGGCGCCGCGCCCTGTGTGACCGCGTCTCGGGCCGCGCCCTGTGCGACCACGTCCCGGGCCGGGCCGTGCGGCCACGTCCCGGGTCGGGTCGTGTCCCCGGGGCCACGTCCCGGGGCGGCGGCTCCCTGTTCACCCGTGCCAGGGGCGGGCGTACAGGGTTGACGCCGAAGCTCCCCTCGCAGCTCGAAGCCGCATGCCCGCCGTTACTTGTGGGTAGTTAACCTGGACCTGCGGTGGGAGCAAGGGTGATCGCGATGAGCCTCTCGGGGAAGGAACGCCGCATCCTCGCTGAAATCGAGCACGCCCTGGCCCTGGAGGACCCGGACCTGGCCAGGCGCGTCGCGGCGATCAACAGCATCGAGTCCGGCGCCGACGCCGGCCTGAGCCTGCGGCCGTACGGCAGGCAGGTCCGCGACTGGGTGGCCGGGCACGTGTGGTTGATCGTCGCCGTGTTCATGCTGGTGGTGGCGTTGCTGGCCCTGGCCGTGGCGCTCGCGTGAAGCCCCGTGCCCGCCCCTGACCGGAACCGACGTGCCCCCGGCGTCAGCCGCGGGTCCTGCGGCGACTGAGCACCGCGAGGTCCACGGCCGCGATGAGGGACACCGCCGCGGCGATCGCCGCCTCCCAGGCCCAGACCTCCTCGCCCGTGCTGACGGCGCGTGTCACGAAGTAGACGGCCGCCGCCGCCCCGAGCGCCAGCGCCAGCAGCGACAGCACCCGCCGTGCCCCCAGCGGGCTCCGCGCGGTCAGCGGCTCGGTGCCCTGCCGGTCACGTAGCCACATGGTCACGTCCCCCTCTCTGGACGGCCCAAGACGGTCAGGCCAGGCACCTCAGCTTCGACGCCAGGCGTGCGCCGAGGTCGTGACCGGCCGGTGGGCGTCCCACCGTGGCCGCCACGAAGTCCGGATACGACAACGTCGCCTCCATCCCGTCCGCCCGTACCCGGACCTGCTCGGCCGTCTGCTCCACCTGGACGTCGGCCCCCTGCTCCGCCAGCGCGAACCGGCCCACCGCGACCCGCCAGCGCGTCCTGCCGTCCGCCTCGTCGTCCGACACGGGCGCCCCGACGTCGTCGGCGTGCGTGGCGTACTCGGAGTCGTAGTGGAAGGTCTGCAGCCCGCAGGGGTAGGGCCCGGCCATGGTGTCGATGAGCGCCTCGCGGCCGAGCTCGCGCATGCGCCGGCGGGTGGCGCCGTTGTCGGCGCGCCACTCCTCCAGCACCTCCCGTACGGGCACGGCCCGGCGCTGACGCACGCTCCACTCGTTGAAGTCGTGGAACCCGTCGATCCCCTCCCGGGCGAGCCGGGCCAGCAGGTCCTGCACGTTGCCGTCGAGGCAGGCGTGGTTGTAGAGCTCCTCGCCCGCCAGGTGGCCGAGCACGTCGCGCACCGACCAGCCCGCGCACCGCGAGGGCCGCTCCCACGCCTCGGCGTCGAGACCGGAGAAGTAGCGGTCGAGCCGGGCCGCCTCGGCGTCGAAGATGTCGAACGGCTCCCACTGTTTCAGCAGGTCCTCACCCATACTCCGACGCTACCCCCGGGACGGCGCCTCTCACGGCCGGCCCGGGGAGGCGGCCGGAAAGGCGAGAGCCCGGCCCCGCTTGCAGGGGACCGGGCTCGCGCTCAGAGGTGCTTAGTGACGCCACCAGCCGCCGTAGACCCGCACGTAGTCGGCGCGGCTCTCCGAGCCCTGGAGCTCGTCGTCACCGGCGTACACCGCCTTGAACGTGCCGCTCTTGTAGGCTCGCGTCTTGGCCGTGAACTTGCCGCTCCACTTGGTGTAACCGGAGGCGACCCACTTCCAGCCGGAGGAGCCGTTGGCGCGGTAGTAGACGTTCACCTTCTCGCCACGGACGCCCTCCCAGCCGTCGTCGTCCACCTGGAGACGGCCGGAGAAGTAGATCGACTTGCCCTTGCGGACCTTGTAGGGGTCGGCGCTGAAGCGCGTGATGCGCGTCTCGGCCTTGCCCTCCTCGATCTCGACCGCGAAGACGGCGGTGTCGGTGGCGACGACCTTGCCGTCCTTGACGGCCTCGGCCGTGGCCTTCCACTTGCCTTCGTAGTCGCCGTCGTTGAACGGGATGGCGAAGCGCCAGCTCTCGAGCTTCTGGGCGTCCTTCTCGCGCATGGCCCGGAACTGGGCCTGCGGCTCGACGCTCAGCCGGACGCTGTCCACGTCGGAGCTGGCGTCGATCTTGAAGTAGGCGTTCGTCTCGCCGCCGGCCTTGACCACTACCGGGTTGGGCGTGATGTCGCGGATGTCGACGGTCGGCGCCTTGGTCTGCGCCGTCGCCGCCCCACCGGAGACGAGCATGGCCCCGCCGACGAGGGCGGAGACGATACCTACAGCGATCTTTCTCATGAGGGTGCTGATTCCTCTCCCCGTTGCTGGAGCCGGCTCGGGATCGCCGACTCCCTCATCTCCTTTGAGGCACGAAAATGGGGAAAAGTTGGCCGGTATTTGGAAAAGTATTTGATCAAGATGCCGACCTGCGGTGATGAGCGTAAATCCGTTTTCAGACCTCATGACCTACTACAGTCTGACCATGACCGACGTCTGCACCCTGGGCGAGGCGCTGGGCGTGGTGTCCAGCGGGCGGGTTCGCCATGAGAGCGAGGCCAGGCTGGACGTCTGCGGCCCCGAGTTCACCGTGGCCGTGGCCCTGGCCAGACTCGGTCACCGGGCGTGCTTCCTGGGCAAGGTCGGCGGCGACGAGCTGGGCGCCCGGGTGCTCACCGTGCTCAAGGGCGAGGGCGTAGACGTGGCCGACATGCGGGTCACCGAGGGGGCGCGCACCGGCCTGCTGCTCAGGGAGTCGCGGGTCGGCAGGGAGCCCCAGGTCACGCACTACCGCACCGGTTCGGCGGGCTCGGGCCTGGCTCCCGGCAACGTGCCCATCGACCGCGTCGCGCGCTCCAAGATGCTGCACGTCACGGGCGTCACGGCCGCGCTGGGGCGCGACGCGCTGGAGGCGGTCCGCACCGCGGTGAGCGCCGCCAGGACGTCCGGGGTGATGATCTCGTTCGCCGTCCGGTACGTCCCCGAGCTGTGGCCGTCGGTCAGGGAGGCGGAAGAGGTGCTGAGCGAGCTGGCCTGCGCCTCCCACCTGCTGTTCCTCGACCAGGACGAGCTGGACCTGGTCAAGCCGGCGCTCACGCCCGAGCGGGAGGTCGTGGTGGACCGCGGAGCGAAGGGCGCCAGCGTGCGGGCCGACCGGATGCGCTACGACGCGCCGCGGGTGCAGGTCCCCGTGGTGGACGTGGCGGGGTCGAGCGACGCGTTCGTGGCCGGTTACATCAGTGCGGCCCTGGACGGGATGACCCCGCCGGAGCGTCTGCACCGCGGCGCGCTGCTGGGCGCCGCCGTGGTCGCCAGCGCCAGCGACTGGCAGGGCCTGCCGACCCGGCCCGAACTCTGACCTCCGGCGTGCCCCGCCCGCCGTGATCTAGCATCGGCC
The Nonomuraea muscovyensis genome window above contains:
- the recQ gene encoding DNA helicase RecQ, with translation MDTPIEVLRRIFGYDSFRPGQQEIIEHVVAGGDALVLMPTGGGKSLCYQIPALVRPGTGVVVSPLIALMQDQVDALTALGVRAGFLNSTQDFGERQAVEAAFLAGELDLLYLAPERLRVEATLRLLAKGEISLFAIDEAHCVSQWGHDFRPDYLTLSGLHERWPDVPRIALTATATPATHAEISSRLSLDQARHFVAGFDRPNIHYRITAKSEPKRQLLEFLRTEHPGDAGIVYCLSRSSVEKIAAFLADNGIPAVPYHAGLDAATRAAHQARFLREDGLVVVATIAFGMGIDKPDVRFVAHLDLPKSVEGYYQETGRAGRDGLPATAWMAYGLQDVVQHRRLALEGDEAHRRRQVLHLDAMLALCETVGCRRVMLLDYFGQKDTAPCGNCDTCQSPPESWDGTVPAQKLLSTVWRLDRERRQRFGVGHIVDILLGKQTTKVEQHGHDSLTVFGVGTELGNSDWHGVARQLLAQGVLAVEPNHGTLMLTDASGDVLRNQREVRLRRDTPRPARARTSGSSNGAGSRPVVELPEEAAPLFERLRAWRAATAKEQGVPAYVIFHDATLREIATLSPTSLAELGTVNGVGENKLAKYGEQVLETIAS
- a CDS encoding type B 50S ribosomal protein L31 → MKKNLHPSYRPVVFRDPSVGFAFLTRSTMSSDKTVEWEDGTTYPVVDVDVSSASHPFYTGRGRIVDSAGRVERFKQRYGRS
- a CDS encoding DUF3040 domain-containing protein; translation: MSLSGKERRILAEIEHALALEDPDLARRVAAINSIESGADAGLSLRPYGRQVRDWVAGHVWLIVAVFMLVVALLALAVALA
- a CDS encoding DUF6343 family protein, which produces MWLRDRQGTEPLTARSPLGARRVLSLLALALGAAAAVYFVTRAVSTGEEVWAWEAAIAAAVSLIAAVDLAVLSRRRTRG
- a CDS encoding maleylpyruvate isomerase family mycothiol-dependent enzyme; the protein is MGEDLLKQWEPFDIFDAEAARLDRYFSGLDAEAWERPSRCAGWSVRDVLGHLAGEELYNHACLDGNVQDLLARLAREGIDGFHDFNEWSVRQRRAVPVREVLEEWRADNGATRRRMRELGREALIDTMAGPYPCGLQTFHYDSEYATHADDVGAPVSDDEADGRTRWRVAVGRFALAEQGADVQVEQTAEQVRVRADGMEATLSYPDFVAATVGRPPAGHDLGARLASKLRCLA
- a CDS encoding sugar kinase, with product MTYYSLTMTDVCTLGEALGVVSSGRVRHESEARLDVCGPEFTVAVALARLGHRACFLGKVGGDELGARVLTVLKGEGVDVADMRVTEGARTGLLLRESRVGREPQVTHYRTGSAGSGLAPGNVPIDRVARSKMLHVTGVTAALGRDALEAVRTAVSAARTSGVMISFAVRYVPELWPSVREAEEVLSELACASHLLFLDQDELDLVKPALTPEREVVVDRGAKGASVRADRMRYDAPRVQVPVVDVAGSSDAFVAGYISAALDGMTPPERLHRGALLGAAVVASASDWQGLPTRPEL